One genomic segment of Sphingorhabdus sp. M41 includes these proteins:
- the gmk gene encoding guanylate kinase, with amino-acid sequence MADNIASQNIDNDHRELNRRGLLFVLSSPSGAGKSTLAKMLLEADDEIAMSVSVTTRPKRPGEEHGKDYYFVSGDEFAEMVTDQSFLEYATVFGNRYGTPAVPVNQSLEEGQDVLFDIDWQGTQQLYQRAGQDVVRVFILPPSLIELRNRLESRNTDAPDIIESRMQRAASEISHWDGYDYVLINDNLDACFTKVKQILATERMRRSRQTGLIGFVRDLMAE; translated from the coding sequence ATGGCCGACAATATTGCTTCCCAGAATATCGACAATGATCACCGCGAGCTCAATCGCAGGGGGCTGCTTTTCGTGCTGTCCTCCCCGTCGGGGGCTGGCAAATCGACGCTGGCGAAGATGTTGCTGGAAGCCGATGACGAGATCGCCATGTCGGTCTCCGTAACCACCCGGCCAAAACGCCCCGGTGAGGAACATGGCAAGGATTATTATTTCGTCAGCGGCGACGAATTTGCAGAAATGGTCACCGACCAGAGCTTCCTGGAATATGCCACCGTATTCGGCAACCGTTACGGTACGCCGGCGGTACCGGTCAATCAAAGCCTGGAAGAAGGCCAGGACGTATTGTTCGACATCGATTGGCAGGGGACACAACAGCTCTACCAGCGCGCCGGACAGGATGTCGTGCGGGTCTTCATCCTGCCACCGTCACTCATCGAACTACGCAACCGGCTGGAAAGCCGCAATACCGACGCACCCGACATTATCGAAAGCCGGATGCAGCGCGCCGCCAGCGAAATCAGCCATTGGGACGGCTATGACTATGTCCTGATCAACGATAATCTCGACGCCTGCTTTACCAAGGTGAAGCAGATACTCGCCACCGAACGCATGCGGCGCTCACGGCAAACCGGCCTGATCGGATTTGTCCGGGATCTGATGGCAGAATAG
- the uvrA gene encoding excinuclease ABC subunit UvrA, whose amino-acid sequence MSLTHIKVKGAREHNLKGVDIELPREKLIVITGLSGSGKSSLAFDTIYAEGQRRYVESLSAYARQFLEMMQKPDVEHIEGLSPAISIEQKTTSRNPRSTVATVTEIYDYMRLLWARTGIPYSPATGLPITAQTVSQMVDRVMTLPEKTRFFLLAPVVRGRKGEYRKELLEWQKAGFTRVRVDGEFYDIEETPKLDKKYKHDIEVVVDRLVVREGMEQRLADSFETALRLADGLAFVDLADGTVEEALANRTSTSSARTESEDDSAGTKPIRPEPVEGPGVAEAQTPFVSSVVETRLSTTLEANGQNPNSPQGKMKGTGLPPNRIVFSERFACPVSGFTIEEIAPRLFSFNAPQGACPSCDGLGEKLHFDTQLIVPNPALSIKKGAVVPWAKSNPPSPYYMQVLGSLARHFEFDLETPWNELSEHHQDVILNGTQGLPVTLRFQDGRKSYEVKKPFEGVVGNLKRRMLQTESAWMQEELAKFQAAAPCETCHGARLKPEALAVKIAGEDISISTRRSVGDALEFFEGLGAQLNKTQSQIAEPILKEIIERLGFLNNVGLDYLNLDRTSGTLSGGESQRIRLASQIGSGLSGVLYVLDEPSIGLHQRDNDRLLTTLKRLRDLGNTVIVVEHDEDAIRTADWVVDMGPGAGVHGGEVVAEGTLKQILKSKKSLTAAYLNGTREIEVPAKRRKGNGKKLTVHGATANNLQNVTASIPLGTFTCITGLSGSGKSSLTIDTLYASAARTLNGARVIAGAHEKITGLQYCDKVIDIDQSPIGRTPRSNPATYTGAFTNIRDWFAGLPEAQVRGYKPGRFSFNVKGGRCEVCRGDGLIKIEMHFLPDVYVTCEECGGKRYNRETLEVKFKGKSIADILDMTVEDAVSFFKAVPPIRDKMAMLYEVGLGYVKVGQQATTLSGGEAQRVKLAKELSKRSTGQTLYILDEPTTGLHFEDVRKLLQVLHQLVEQGNSVVVIEHNLDVIKTADHIIDLGPEGGVRGGEIVAQGTPEEVAKVKASYTGSYLKDMLAK is encoded by the coding sequence ATGAGTCTGACCCACATCAAAGTAAAAGGCGCCCGCGAGCATAATCTCAAGGGCGTGGATATCGAGCTTCCGCGCGAAAAGCTGATCGTGATCACCGGCCTGTCCGGCTCCGGCAAATCGAGCCTTGCGTTCGATACCATCTATGCCGAGGGGCAGCGACGCTATGTCGAGAGCCTCAGCGCTTACGCGCGCCAGTTTCTCGAGATGATGCAGAAGCCCGATGTCGAGCATATCGAGGGCCTGTCGCCGGCGATCTCGATCGAGCAGAAAACCACGAGCCGCAATCCGCGCTCGACCGTCGCCACCGTGACCGAGATTTACGACTATATGCGGCTGCTCTGGGCGCGGACCGGAATCCCCTATTCGCCCGCGACCGGCCTGCCGATCACCGCTCAAACGGTGTCCCAGATGGTCGACCGGGTGATGACCCTGCCCGAAAAGACCCGCTTCTTCCTGCTCGCGCCCGTGGTCCGTGGCCGCAAGGGCGAGTATCGCAAGGAATTGCTCGAGTGGCAGAAGGCCGGCTTTACCCGGGTGCGGGTCGATGGCGAATTTTACGATATCGAGGAAACACCGAAGCTCGACAAGAAATACAAGCATGACATCGAGGTGGTGGTCGACCGTCTCGTGGTGCGCGAAGGCATGGAGCAAAGGCTGGCCGACAGTTTCGAGACCGCGTTGCGGCTGGCGGACGGGCTGGCGTTTGTGGATTTGGCTGATGGTACGGTTGAGGAGGCGCTCGCCAATCGTACTTCGACAAGCTCAGCACGAACGGAGAGTGAAGACGATAGTGCGGGAACGAAACCCATTCGTCCTGAGCCTGTCGAAGGACCCGGCGTCGCAGAAGCACAAACACCGTTCGTGTCGAGCGTAGTCGAGACACGCCTCTCGACTACGCTCGAGGCGAACGGACAGAATCCGAATTCCCCGCAAGGCAAGATGAAAGGCACCGGCCTCCCGCCGAACCGCATCGTCTTTTCTGAACGCTTCGCCTGCCCGGTCAGCGGCTTCACCATCGAGGAAATCGCGCCGCGGCTGTTCTCGTTCAACGCCCCGCAAGGCGCCTGCCCGTCCTGCGACGGCCTCGGCGAGAAGCTCCATTTCGATACGCAGCTGATTGTCCCCAATCCGGCGCTGAGCATCAAGAAGGGCGCGGTCGTGCCCTGGGCCAAGTCCAACCCGCCCTCGCCTTATTATATGCAGGTGCTCGGCAGCCTCGCGCGCCATTTCGAATTTGATCTGGAAACCCCCTGGAATGAGTTGAGCGAGCATCATCAGGATGTCATTCTCAATGGCACGCAGGGCCTTCCCGTAACCCTCCGCTTTCAGGACGGCCGCAAATCCTATGAAGTGAAGAAGCCGTTCGAGGGCGTCGTCGGCAATCTCAAGCGGCGTATGCTGCAGACTGAAAGCGCCTGGATGCAGGAAGAGCTGGCCAAGTTCCAGGCCGCGGCTCCCTGCGAAACCTGCCACGGCGCGCGGCTCAAGCCGGAAGCGCTGGCGGTCAAGATTGCGGGAGAGGATATTAGTATATCAACCCGACGCAGCGTCGGCGATGCCCTGGAATTTTTCGAGGGTCTCGGCGCACAGCTGAACAAGACCCAGAGCCAGATCGCCGAACCGATCCTCAAGGAAATAATCGAGCGTCTCGGTTTCCTCAACAATGTCGGCCTCGACTATCTCAATCTTGACCGGACCAGCGGCACATTATCTGGCGGCGAAAGCCAGCGCATCCGTCTCGCCAGCCAGATCGGCTCTGGCCTGAGCGGCGTGCTCTATGTACTCGACGAACCGAGCATCGGCCTGCACCAGCGCGACAATGACCGGCTGCTGACCACGCTCAAGCGGCTGCGCGATCTCGGCAATACGGTGATCGTGGTCGAGCATGACGAAGACGCCATTCGCACCGCAGACTGGGTTGTCGACATGGGCCCGGGCGCCGGTGTCCATGGCGGCGAGGTCGTTGCCGAAGGAACGCTCAAGCAGATCCTGAAATCGAAGAAATCGCTGACCGCTGCCTATCTCAACGGCACGCGCGAAATCGAGGTTCCGGCCAAGCGGCGCAAGGGCAATGGCAAGAAGCTGACCGTACACGGCGCGACCGCCAACAATCTGCAGAATGTCACCGCCTCGATCCCGCTCGGCACTTTCACCTGCATCACCGGCCTGTCGGGCTCGGGCAAAAGCTCGCTGACCATCGACACGCTCTACGCATCGGCGGCACGGACGCTCAATGGTGCGCGGGTGATTGCTGGCGCGCATGAGAAAATTACCGGCCTGCAATATTGCGACAAGGTCATCGATATCGACCAGTCCCCTATCGGCCGTACACCGCGTTCCAACCCGGCGACCTATACCGGCGCTTTCACCAATATCCGTGACTGGTTCGCCGGCCTGCCCGAAGCGCAGGTCCGCGGCTACAAACCGGGCCGGTTCAGCTTCAACGTCAAGGGCGGCCGCTGCGAAGTCTGCCGCGGCGACGGGCTGATCAAGATCGAGATGCACTTCCTGCCCGATGTCTATGTGACCTGCGAGGAATGCGGCGGCAAACGCTATAATCGCGAGACACTGGAAGTGAAGTTCAAGGGCAAATCGATCGCCGATATTCTCGACATGACGGTCGAGGATGCGGTGAGCTTTTTCAAGGCGGTCCCGCCGATCCGTGACAAGATGGCCATGCTCTACGAAGTAGGCCTCGGCTATGTAAAGGTTGGCCAGCAGGCGACCACCCTGTCCGGCGGCGAGGCGCAGCGGGTCAAGCTGGCCAAGGAATTGTCGAAACGGTCAACCGGACAGACGCTCTATATTCTCGACGAACCGACCACCGGCCTGCATTTCGAGGATGTGCGCAAGCTGCTGCAGGTGCTCCACCAGCTGGTCGAACAGGGCAATAGCGTGGTCGTGATCGAGCATAATCTCGACGTCATCAAGACCGCCGACCATATTATCGATCTCGGCCCCGAAGGCGGCGTGCGCGGCGGCGAAATCGTCGCGCAAGGCACGCCGGAAGAGGTCGCCAAGGTCAAGGCAAGCTATACCGGCAGCTATCTGAAGGACATGCTCGCGAAGTGA
- a CDS encoding low molecular weight protein tyrosine phosphatase family protein, giving the protein MSGHTAQLLFVCSRNRLRSPTAEAVLNGVEAVTAISAGTNNDAETPLSGDLIIWADRIFVMETAHRKKITQKFGGLLKDKPVRNLAIPDNYKFMNPDLVAIIKSRFPEYFS; this is encoded by the coding sequence GTGAGCGGCCATACTGCGCAGCTTCTGTTTGTCTGTTCCCGCAACCGACTGCGCAGTCCGACCGCCGAAGCGGTGCTGAACGGCGTGGAGGCAGTGACGGCCATCTCGGCCGGCACAAACAACGATGCCGAGACGCCGCTATCCGGTGATCTGATTATCTGGGCGGACCGGATCTTTGTGATGGAGACCGCCCACAGGAAAAAGATCACGCAGAAATTCGGCGGACTGCTGAAGGACAAGCCGGTTCGCAACCTGGCCATTCCGGACAATTACAAGTTCATGAACCCGGACCTGGTGGCGATCATCAAATCCAGATTTCCGGAATATTTCTCCTAA
- a CDS encoding DUF4345 domain-containing protein yields MVAFRIVTILIGLIPLWFGVNGIFWGATEHMGAEPFSNAMDNQYRYLSGVYIGVAIMIFHSAGDLRRRANLFRFAMLFFFIGGCARAVSYLTVGPPPTEQIAAMAVELLSPLLLLWQAKALRY; encoded by the coding sequence ATGGTAGCATTTCGCATTGTCACGATATTGATCGGCCTAATCCCGCTCTGGTTCGGAGTGAACGGTATATTTTGGGGTGCGACCGAACATATGGGTGCGGAACCGTTCAGCAATGCGATGGACAACCAGTATCGCTATCTTTCGGGCGTCTATATTGGCGTCGCCATCATGATATTCCACAGCGCTGGCGATCTGCGGCGCCGGGCCAATCTGTTCCGCTTTGCGATGCTGTTCTTCTTCATCGGCGGCTGCGCGAGAGCCGTGTCCTATCTTACCGTGGGGCCCCCGCCGACCGAACAGATTGCCGCGATGGCTGTTGAACTGCTGTCACCGTTGCTACTGCTCTGGCAGGCCAAGGCGCTCCGTTATTAG
- a CDS encoding cytochrome P450, with product MATIAEKPHGYPYQESANPHWVKPPSQEQLAHIPGEQGLPIVGTTLKVIKDPIGFGQYMFQRYGSVYRTYSFGKQNVMMLGADATELVMFNKDKIFSSEQGWGPVLNNLFPRGLMLMDFERHRADRKALSVAFKPGPMKHHCEVLGTGILDRVGDWSGTEFEFYPAIKSLSLDTAASAILGIPWGPEADKINEAFVDEVQASIGVVRKPIPFTKMWKGVKAREYLLEYFTPQVKERRAKGGEDIFTQICLATHENGELLTEDEVVDHMNFLMMAAHDTITSSATSMTYLLAKHPEWQDRLREECLSVAPAGTVLTIEQLGKLQLTEMAFKEALRMIPPVPSIPRRALKDFTFRNYTIPAGTNIGISPQFVHKMEKHWPDPDKFDPLRFTPENSAGRHKYAWVPFGGGAHMCLGLHFAYMQIKILMHAMLTQHRVVLQGGPDYEPNWQVFPIPQPRDGLPVRLERL from the coding sequence TTGGCCACTATCGCAGAAAAACCGCATGGATATCCCTATCAGGAAAGCGCCAACCCGCATTGGGTGAAGCCGCCGAGCCAAGAACAGCTGGCACATATCCCCGGGGAACAGGGCTTGCCGATCGTTGGAACCACATTGAAGGTCATCAAGGATCCGATCGGGTTCGGTCAATATATGTTCCAGCGCTATGGCTCGGTCTATCGCACTTATAGCTTCGGCAAGCAGAATGTCATGATGCTCGGTGCCGACGCGACCGAACTGGTGATGTTCAACAAGGACAAGATTTTTTCCAGTGAACAGGGCTGGGGACCAGTGCTCAACAATCTTTTCCCGCGCGGATTGATGCTGATGGATTTCGAGCGGCACAGAGCCGATCGAAAAGCGCTCTCCGTGGCCTTCAAACCCGGCCCGATGAAACATCATTGCGAGGTACTCGGCACCGGCATCCTGGACCGCGTTGGTGACTGGAGCGGTACCGAATTCGAATTTTATCCGGCAATCAAGTCGCTGTCGCTTGATACTGCAGCGAGCGCCATTCTCGGCATTCCCTGGGGACCGGAAGCGGACAAGATCAACGAGGCCTTTGTCGACGAAGTGCAGGCTTCGATCGGTGTTGTTCGCAAGCCCATCCCGTTCACCAAGATGTGGAAGGGCGTGAAAGCGCGCGAATATCTGCTCGAATATTTCACGCCGCAGGTGAAAGAACGGCGCGCCAAGGGCGGCGAGGATATCTTCACCCAGATCTGTCTTGCAACCCATGAAAATGGCGAGTTGCTGACCGAGGACGAAGTCGTCGATCACATGAACTTCCTGATGATGGCGGCGCATGACACGATCACCTCTTCGGCGACCAGCATGACCTATCTGCTTGCCAAGCATCCCGAATGGCAGGACCGCTTGCGCGAGGAATGCCTGTCGGTTGCACCGGCCGGCACGGTGCTCACCATTGAACAGCTGGGCAAGCTGCAACTGACCGAAATGGCGTTCAAGGAAGCGCTGCGCATGATTCCGCCAGTGCCGAGTATCCCGCGCCGTGCGCTAAAGGATTTTACGTTCCGCAACTATACGATCCCCGCGGGCACCAATATTGGCATCAGCCCGCAATTTGTCCACAAGATGGAAAAGCATTGGCCCGACCCGGACAAGTTCGATCCGTTGCGTTTCACGCCGGAGAATTCGGCCGGTCGGCACAAATATGCCTGGGTGCCGTTTGGCGGCGGCGCGCATATGTGCCTGGGACTTCATTTCGCCTATATGCAGATCAAGATATTGATGCACGCGATGCTGACCCAGCATCGTGTGGTTCTGCAAGGCGGGCCGGATTACGAACCCAATTGGCAGGTCTTCCCGATCCCGCAACCGAGAGACGGGCTGCCGGTGCGACTCGAGCGGCTTTAG
- a CDS encoding acyl-CoA desaturase, which produces MATAFSDIQPDEYTPSEKHPQHGVIIGGPAARAKRLEYGILLSSMVLGSLGALYWTLTHATGWVEWSAFLFGFALINMGVGIGYHRYFTHRAFEAGPKMRLAIGIMAQMACQASVLKWAADHRRHHAFADDVGDVHSPYVDGHGKKMGKLKGLGIAHFGWLFDNTTSDMKVYGKGLIDDPQVLWCHKHRWSIAIFSSIILPALWALAFGGPEHIIGTILIGGFFRNFFFLNFVMGVNSIGHVFGSQRFETKDGSRNNWFMAWMTFGDGWHNNHHQHPRAASSKIAWWEFDLNGQIIYAWEKMGLVWNVQRAPAYIRNEKGEWILKNAKVAKANMAEPEVMSADDGGVMFPATRLRHTEPAE; this is translated from the coding sequence ATGGCAACTGCATTTAGCGACATTCAACCCGACGAATACACCCCGTCGGAAAAGCATCCACAGCATGGCGTCATCATTGGCGGACCGGCTGCGCGGGCGAAGCGGCTCGAATATGGCATATTGCTCTCTTCGATGGTGCTGGGCTCTCTTGGCGCCCTGTACTGGACCCTCACCCATGCTACCGGCTGGGTCGAATGGTCTGCCTTTCTGTTCGGTTTTGCACTGATCAACATGGGCGTCGGCATCGGCTATCACCGCTATTTCACTCACCGCGCCTTTGAGGCCGGGCCAAAAATGCGCCTCGCGATTGGCATCATGGCACAAATGGCCTGTCAGGCTTCGGTACTGAAATGGGCCGCAGACCATCGCCGCCATCATGCTTTCGCCGATGATGTTGGCGATGTGCACAGCCCCTATGTCGACGGCCACGGCAAGAAAATGGGAAAACTCAAAGGGCTCGGCATCGCTCATTTCGGCTGGCTGTTCGATAATACGACATCAGACATGAAGGTTTACGGCAAGGGCCTGATCGACGATCCGCAAGTATTATGGTGCCACAAGCATCGCTGGTCGATCGCGATTTTCTCGAGCATTATCTTGCCCGCTTTGTGGGCGCTGGCCTTCGGCGGACCGGAACATATCATCGGCACCATCCTGATCGGCGGCTTTTTTCGGAACTTCTTCTTCCTGAATTTCGTCATGGGCGTGAACAGCATCGGTCATGTCTTTGGCTCGCAGCGGTTCGAGACCAAGGACGGGTCACGCAACAACTGGTTCATGGCCTGGATGACCTTTGGCGATGGCTGGCACAACAACCATCACCAGCACCCGCGCGCCGCATCATCGAAAATCGCATGGTGGGAATTCGATCTTAACGGCCAGATCATCTATGCATGGGAAAAAATGGGGTTGGTCTGGAACGTCCAGCGGGCACCAGCCTATATTCGCAATGAAAAGGGCGAATGGATCCTGAAAAACGCGAAGGTCGCAAAAGCCAATATGGCCGAACCGGAAGTGATGTCAGCCGACGATGGCGGCGTGATGTTCCCTGCAACCAGACTGCGTCACACCGAACCCGCCGAGTGA
- the gspM gene encoding type II secretion system protein GspM, with protein sequence MIDNARNWFVGLSQRERILVGVAALLLAGLVGYYGVARPMFGAMTSAEERYVGAVERQARIEAKVAALQQPVDGKVAKFGGAIDSFVSQSAGETGIAVGSVVLQSEGRVNLVVESAKPTALFGWLARVEREGIAVEALSVNPTGNGTISATLTLRSH encoded by the coding sequence ATGATTGACAATGCAAGAAACTGGTTTGTCGGGCTCAGCCAGCGGGAAAGGATATTGGTCGGGGTCGCCGCTCTGCTGTTGGCGGGACTGGTCGGCTATTATGGTGTCGCACGGCCGATGTTCGGCGCGATGACATCCGCTGAAGAGCGCTATGTCGGTGCGGTTGAACGGCAGGCCCGGATTGAGGCTAAAGTCGCTGCGCTCCAGCAACCTGTAGACGGGAAAGTAGCAAAATTTGGTGGCGCGATCGATAGCTTCGTCAGTCAGAGCGCCGGCGAGACCGGGATCGCCGTCGGCTCCGTGGTCCTGCAGTCGGAAGGTCGAGTGAATTTGGTAGTTGAATCAGCCAAGCCGACCGCGCTGTTCGGCTGGCTGGCCCGGGTCGAACGGGAGGGAATCGCGGTCGAGGCGCTCAGCGTAAATCCGACCGGCAATGGAACCATCTCGGCGACGCTGACTTTGCGGTCCCACTAG
- the gspG gene encoding type II secretion system major pseudopilin GspG gives MTTEIDNHEEQRTPEAKPRKKRNGFTLVELMVVIFILGLLTTIVVINVLPSQDRAMVQKARADIATLGQALEMYRLDNLGYPTSSDGLQALIAPPASLATTARYRQGGYIKKLPEDPWGRPYQYDNPGRQGPGFDLYSLGADGAPGGEDDNADIYAE, from the coding sequence ATGACGACCGAAATCGACAATCATGAAGAGCAGCGGACCCCGGAAGCAAAGCCGCGCAAAAAGCGCAATGGCTTCACTCTGGTCGAGCTGATGGTGGTGATCTTCATCCTCGGCCTGCTGACGACGATTGTCGTGATCAATGTGCTGCCCAGCCAGGACCGCGCGATGGTGCAGAAGGCGCGGGCGGATATTGCAACGCTCGGCCAGGCGCTGGAAATGTACCGGCTCGACAATCTCGGCTATCCTACTTCCTCTGACGGCCTGCAGGCGTTGATTGCGCCACCGGCTTCGCTGGCGACCACCGCGCGCTATCGGCAGGGTGGCTATATCAAGAAGCTGCCCGAGGATCCGTGGGGACGGCCTTATCAATATGACAATCCCGGCCGTCAGGGTCCCGGTTTTGATCTTTACTCGCTGGGGGCCGACGGGGCGCCGGGCGGCGAAGATGACAATGCCGATATTTACGCCGAATAA
- the gspF gene encoding type II secretion system inner membrane protein GspF, which produces MPEFAYIAIDPKGREKTGRLAAASDDAARAKLTERNFYVVKMEAAQGRNGKQAKESAGLFGPKRLTSKELTLFTRQLSSLAQVSPLEEALRLIGNQNEKPHVQQRIATVHGGVIEGQRLSEAMRREPKSFPPLYRAMIAAGESSGTLPDITERLADLLERQAELRGKLIGTLAYPAVLALVSIIVVALLMIAVVPKVVEQFDDVNQQLPMVTRIVIGISGFLADWWWAIAIVIGVALLVGWRALKEPKLKYRFDAFLLRLPFFGRLLRDLHAARLARTLSTMVASRLPIIEGLRLTTETIHNSVLRKASEDMVEAIRGGGSLSTALKNTGVFPPMLVYMTSSGEASGQLDDMLARAAGYLEREFDNFSSTALSLLEPIIIVALGGLVAVVILAILLPILQLQNLAGL; this is translated from the coding sequence ATGCCTGAATTTGCCTATATAGCGATCGATCCCAAGGGGCGGGAAAAGACCGGGCGTCTGGCCGCTGCCAGTGATGACGCGGCGCGGGCGAAGCTGACCGAGCGCAATTTCTATGTCGTGAAGATGGAAGCGGCGCAGGGCAGGAATGGCAAGCAGGCAAAGGAATCTGCCGGTTTGTTCGGTCCGAAAAGGCTGACATCGAAAGAGCTGACCCTGTTCACCCGGCAATTATCGTCACTGGCACAAGTCAGCCCACTGGAAGAAGCGCTGCGGCTGATCGGCAACCAGAATGAAAAGCCACATGTGCAGCAGCGGATTGCCACGGTGCATGGGGGAGTCATCGAGGGGCAGCGACTGTCCGAGGCCATGCGCCGCGAACCGAAAAGCTTTCCGCCGCTCTACCGGGCGATGATTGCTGCGGGGGAAAGCTCCGGCACGCTGCCCGACATTACCGAAAGACTGGCCGACCTGCTCGAGCGACAGGCCGAATTGCGCGGCAAGCTGATCGGCACATTGGCCTATCCGGCGGTGCTGGCGCTGGTTTCGATCATCGTCGTCGCGCTGCTGATGATCGCGGTGGTGCCGAAAGTGGTCGAGCAGTTTGACGATGTGAACCAGCAACTGCCGATGGTCACGCGCATTGTCATCGGCATTTCCGGCTTTCTTGCCGATTGGTGGTGGGCGATTGCCATAGTGATCGGCGTTGCGCTGCTGGTCGGTTGGCGTGCGCTGAAAGAGCCGAAACTGAAATATCGTTTCGATGCTTTCCTGCTGCGCCTGCCGTTTTTTGGCCGGCTGCTGCGCGATTTGCACGCGGCGCGTCTGGCGCGAACGCTGTCGACTATGGTTGCCAGCCGCCTGCCGATCATCGAGGGGCTGCGGCTGACCACCGAGACGATCCATAACAGCGTATTGCGCAAGGCTTCGGAAGATATGGTGGAAGCCATAAGAGGTGGCGGGAGCCTGTCCACGGCGCTCAAGAATACAGGGGTTTTCCCACCGATGCTGGTCTATATGACTTCCAGCGGCGAGGCATCGGGGCAACTTGACGACATGCTGGCGCGGGCGGCGGGCTATCTGGAGCGGGAATTTGACAATTTTAGTTCCACCGCCTTGTCGCTGCTCGAGCCAATCATCATCGTGGCGCTTGGCGGACTGGTCGCGGTGGTGATATTGGCGATATTATTGCCGATCCTGCAGTTACAGAATCTTGCCGGATTATAG
- the gspE gene encoding type II secretion system ATPase GspE translates to MEIARGTAANVSEADGGHGTQAAVKDLPYAYARDHGLLVQDRSGERLSLAMRTGSDPSALLEVRRYLALPFDVEPVDGPAFEKLLSAHYAMDGSAAAMAGDMALAGEGLDDIAGDIPSAEDLLDSADDAPTIRLINGIIAEAARQGASDIHIEPYETGLVVRMRVDGVLTEKLRMPPHVAGVIVNRIKVMARLDIAERRIPQDGRISLTLGGKLLDVRVSTLPNRASERVVMRILDKESAGISHDLLGMSETTHAILTDALSEPNGIILVTGPTGSGKTTTLYAGLKQLNDGSRNILTVEDPVEYAIEGIGQTQVNAKVGLTFAAGLRAILRQDPDVVMIGEIRDRETAEIAVQASLTGHLVLSTVHTNDAVGAITRMRDMKVEPFLLASTLRAVIAQRLVRKLCEHCRTPIQADGSLASLLGFDNGTVVYRETGCDHCNQTGFQGRIGVFEAIRIDDTLRKLINDGGDEAAITAHAFRNQPHLGIAARALVRDGLTTPEEAIRISRRESEAVDA, encoded by the coding sequence ATGGAGATCGCCCGGGGAACAGCAGCGAATGTCTCCGAAGCGGATGGCGGACATGGGACGCAGGCGGCGGTCAAGGACCTGCCTTATGCATATGCCCGCGATCATGGCCTGTTGGTGCAGGATCGCAGCGGTGAACGGCTATCGCTTGCCATGCGCACGGGCTCCGATCCCTCGGCCTTGCTCGAGGTGCGCCGCTATCTGGCTTTGCCCTTTGACGTGGAACCGGTCGACGGGCCGGCGTTCGAGAAGCTGCTCAGCGCTCATTATGCGATGGACGGCAGCGCCGCTGCCATGGCGGGTGACATGGCGCTGGCCGGCGAAGGACTGGACGATATTGCAGGCGATATCCCAAGCGCAGAGGATTTGCTCGACAGCGCCGACGATGCGCCGACCATAAGGCTGATCAACGGGATTATCGCCGAAGCCGCTAGGCAGGGCGCTTCGGATATCCATATCGAGCCTTATGAGACCGGCCTTGTCGTGCGGATGCGGGTCGACGGTGTGCTGACCGAGAAGCTCAGAATGCCGCCGCATGTCGCGGGCGTAATCGTCAACCGGATCAAGGTGATGGCGCGGCTGGATATTGCCGAAAGACGAATTCCGCAGGACGGCCGCATCAGCCTGACGCTGGGCGGGAAATTGCTCGATGTGCGCGTCTCGACCTTGCCCAACCGGGCGAGCGAGCGGGTGGTGATGCGGATTCTCGACAAGGAAAGTGCGGGCATCTCGCACGATTTGCTCGGCATGTCGGAAACGACGCATGCTATCCTCACCGATGCGCTCAGCGAACCCAATGGGATCATCCTTGTCACCGGACCGACTGGCTCGGGCAAGACCACCACGCTTTATGCCGGGCTCAAGCAGCTCAACGACGGCAGCCGCAATATCCTGACCGTCGAGGATCCGGTGGAATATGCGATCGAGGGGATCGGCCAGACGCAGGTCAACGCCAAGGTCGGACTGACCTTTGCAGCGGGGCTGCGCGCGATCCTGCGGCAGGACCCCGATGTGGTGATGATCGGCGAGATCCGCGACCGCGAGACGGCCGAGATTGCGGTGCAGGCCAGTCTTACCGGCCATCTGGTGCTGTCGACCGTGCACACCAATGATGCCGTTGGCGCGATCACCCGGATGCGCGACATGAAAGTGGAGCCGTTTCTGCTCGCCTCCACCTTGCGCGCGGTGATTGCCCAGCGTCTGGTGCGCAAGCTTTGCGAACATTGCCGCACGCCGATCCAGGCTGATGGCAGCCTTGCCTCTCTACTCGGCTTTGACAATGGCACGGTGGTCTACCGCGAGACCGGCTGCGACCATTGTAACCAGACCGGCTTTCAGGGCCGGATCGGGGTGTTCGAGGCGATCCGCATCGATGACACGCTCAGAAAGCTGATCAACGATGGCGGAGACGAGGCCGCCATTACGGCCCATGCCTTCCGCAACCAGCCCCATCTGGGTATCGCCGCAAGAGCGCTGGTCCGCGATGGGTTGACGACGCCCGAGGAAGCTATCCGCATATCTCGGCGCGAAAGCGAAGCGGTCGATGCCTGA